A portion of the Lampris incognitus isolate fLamInc1 chromosome 9, fLamInc1.hap2, whole genome shotgun sequence genome contains these proteins:
- the clec3ba gene encoding tetranectin: MDTRRVCLMLCLLLLAHSTTQQTSSKRKNERKDNSAAIEELKKQIEDIVQELHLLKEQQALQTVCLRGTKILGKCFLADPVKKTYHVANEDCIAKGGSLSTPVNGDENDQLNSYVRQSIGPEEHIWLGVNDMVTDGHWVDQSGTSVRFKNWETEITLQPDGGRSQNCAILSTTANGKWFDESCRAEKASVCEFNIV; encoded by the exons ATGGATACTAGACGTGTGTGCTTGATGTTGTGCCTTCTTCTACTGGCGCACTCCACAACCCAGCAGACCTCTTCCAaaaggaaaaatgaaaggaaag ACAACAGTGCTGCGATTGAGGAGCTGAAGAAGCAGATTGAGGATATTGTGCAAGAGCTGCACTTGCTGAAAGAGCAGCAAGCCTTGCAAACAG TTTGCTTGAGAGGCACAAAGATCCTCGGCAAGTGCTTCCTGGCTGATCCAGTGAAGAAGACCTATCATGTAGCCAACGAGGACTGCATCGCCAAGGGGGGCAGTCTGAGCACCCCAGTCAACGGAGACGAGAACGACCAGCTCAACAGTTATGTACGCCAGAGCATCGGCCCCGAAGAGCACATCTGGCTGGGAGTCAACGACATGGTGACTGATGGCCACTGGGTCGACCAGTCAGGGACCAGTGTGCGCTTTAAAAACTGGGAGACAGAGATCACCCTGCAACCAGACGGAGGACGGAGCCAGAACTGTGCCATCCTCTCCACCACGGCCAACGGGAAGTGGTTTGACGAGAGCTGCCGTGCTGAAAAGGCCTCTGTTTGCGAATTTAATATTGTGTGA